CGAGGGTGAAGCGGCGCAATGCGCCGCTTACGACTCGAAATCGAGTCCGCCGATCAACACCAGAGGATCGGCCTGCGTATGCGAGAGAAAATCCAGTTCGCGCGCATGATTCCAGGCTGCGAGCTTGCGCGGCAACGCGGCCAGATAGCCGGCGAAACGCAACGGCCCTTCCGCGCCCATCAGTCGCTCGATTTCGTCGCTGTCCCAGGTCAGATACAGATTCAGCGGATACGGGTACTGCCCCATGTCTTCGATGGGCGCCGCGTGAATCCGCACGCGAGTGGGATGCCCATGGCCGCCGTACGGCAGCACTTTGGTCTGCACGGTAGTAGCGAAGCAGGCGGCAATAGCCTCGGCGATGCGAGGCGCGAACTCTTCATCGAAACGGGCGGCACTCTCGGGACGCATTTAGGTCTCCAGCTTTATGCGTGATGAGCTGGATATCGTAGCACGCGGGTAGGCGCGCGCCTGTTGAGTCGCGGCATGTCTGCCTCGTGGTCATGCGCAACCGCAGCAGCCGCTTCGCGTCGGCCTCCCGCATCAAACCGTCTTCAGAATTCGCGGCTTCGCTTCGTTCACGGCAGCCGCCAGTTCGGGCACCGCATCGGGTGCGCTGGCGCCCTTCTCCGTACGCATCGACAGATAGCGCAAACAGCACACCCGCAAAAACGACGCGAAGTTGGTCGGCAGCTCGCCGCGCAACGCGATCAGCTCGTCATAGAGCTTCACGGCGAACTGGCTGGTCGTCATGCTCTCGCGCGCGGCGATTTCGTGCAGCACGTCCCAGAACAGATTCTCCAGCCGCACCGTGGTGATCACGCCGTGAATGCGCAACGAGCGCGTGCGCGATTCGTACAGGATCGGATCGGCGTTGATGTATATCCCACACATAACGTTTGCTCCTTGTTTCCGGGCACGCGCGCCGTGGCGCTTTTCATGCAGCCACGGCACGCCGCCCGCCTTCGTCAACATACGCCGGCCTCCGCCGCCCGACAATCGCATCGAACCCGAACGCCGCGCCTGCCCCGTCGAACCGCTTTACACCACGCGTTTATTCATCTGCCCCGCGATGTGATCCGCCTGACGGATCGCCAGCGTGACGATCGTCAGGGTCGGATTTTCCGCGGCACCGGTGGTGAACTGGCTGCCGTCCGAAATGAACAGATTCGACACTTCATGCGTCTGGCCGAAGCGGTTGCACACCCCGTCTTCAGCGCGTGCGCTCATGCGGGCGGTGCCGAGGTTGTGCGTGGACGGATACGGCGGCACGCGATACACCGTCTTCGCGCCCGCCGCTTCGTACACCGCCGTGCCCTGCTTGAACGCGTGCTCGCGCATCGCTTCGTCGTTGGGATGATCGTCGAAATGCACGTTGGCGACCGGCTGGCCGTACTGATCCTTCACGTCCGTATTCAAGGTCACACGATTGCTCTCGCGCGGCATATCCTCACCGACGATCCACATGCCCGCCGTGTACGCGTATTGATCCATCGCCTGGCTGAAGGTCGGCCCCCATGCGCCCGGATTGAGAAAGGCCGCGTAAAACGGCAGGCCGAGCGACACGGTCTCCATGTGATAGCCGCCCGCGAAACCGCGCTGCGGATTGAACACCGCTTCGTCCTCGATGATGCCGGCCATCGTGGTGCCTTTGAACATCTCCACCTTGTCGTTGAACACCGCATACACCGAGCCCGTGGTGTGACGCATGTAGTTGCGGCCCACCTGGCCCGAGCCGTTCGCGAGCCCTTGCGGGAATTTGCTCGAATGCGAGTTCAGCAAAAGCCGCGGGGTCTCGATCGAGTTGCCGGCCACCGCGACGACGCGCGCCTTCTGCCGCTGTAATTTGCCGTTGCCATCGTAGTAGAGCACCTCCTTCGCCTTGCCGCGCGCGTCGGTTTCAATGCGCACCACCTGGGCCTGCGTGCGCAACTCCATATGGCCGGTCGCCTGGGCGCGCGGCAATTCGGTGTAGAGCGTCGACCACTTCGCGCCCGTGCGGCAACCCTGAAAACAGAAGCCGCGCTGGAAGCAATGTGCGCGGTCGTCGCGCACCACGCTATTGATCGCCATGTGGCCGGTGTTGCATTCCTTGTAGCCGACTTTCATCGCGCCGGCCGACATCACCTTGAAGTTGTTGTTGCCCGGCAGGCCCGGCAAACCGTTGGTGCGCGTCACGCCCAACTTTTGCTGCGCACGGTCGTAGTACGGATCGAGCTCTTCGCGCGTGAGCGGCCAGTCGAGCAGATTGGCGTCCTTGATATCGCCGTAGGTCGTCTTCGCCTTGAACTCGTACGGCTGGATGCGCAGACTCGCGCCGGCCCAGTGCGTGGTCGAGCCGCCCACCGTCTTGCAGATCCACGCGGGCAGATTCGGAAAGTCCTTGGCGATGCGCCAGGTGCCCGACGTGGTGCGTTTGTCGAGCCATGACAGCATCTGAAACGAGCCCCATTCGTCAGTCGTGAAATCGGCCTGCGTATGCAGCTTGCCCGCTTCCAATACGACGACGTTGATGCCCTTCTGCGCCAACTCGTTGGCGAGCGTGCCACCGCCCGCACCCGAACCGATGATCACGACGACCTTGTCGTCGTTGTGCGAAAAACGCACCTTGTTGTTGTCCTGATTCATGTCTTGCCTCCGCTGTCGACCAGAGTTGGCGCTTCAGCGCTTACTCTGGTCCCATGCAACGCTGTCGGCAGGAGTTGGCGCTATAGCGCTTACTCCTGCCCCATGCAAAGCTGTCGTCGCGATTAGCTATCCGTCGGGATTGGGCCGCTGGCGGCGGCCGGCGGATTGGGCAGCCACGAGAGGCTGTTGAACCCTTTGGTCAGGTAGCCGCCGTCGCCTTCCGAAGCGCCGTAGCCGAAGTGCGCATACGCCATGGTGTTGGCGTACAGCGAAACCACCGCGGTGCTGCGTATCGTGTTGAAGAACGGCGTGCCCGCGAGCGCCGCAACGTCTTTCGCCTGGTCCGCGGGCGTGCGCTTGAGCCAGTCGGAACCCGCTTGCGCGTCGAGTTGTTTGACGCCGTCCGCAAGTTGCTGACGTACCGCCGGATCGGTTTTCGCTTTCGCGTCGAGGTCCTTGACCACCAGCGCGTAGACCGCGTTGTCGAGCGTGGGGTGCGGATAGAGCTGCCGCGTGAAGGCCAGAATCACTTCGCCCTGGTGCGTGTCGAGCCCTTGCAGTTCGAGCGCCCACGCGCGGCTCGGCGCGAATGTCGACAGCACCGACGAGAACGCCAGCGTGCCCATCAGCACACCTGTGCCTCTCAATAGCTCGCGGCGCGTGAGTGGAATGCGCAATGCGGCTGCGGCAGCATTCGCCGCGCGATGCTCGTCGCCGTGTTCATGATTGTGTTCGTGAGGATGCTCATGGCGTGCGTGATCGGACGCGACGATCGGGATGACCGTTGTCTTCATGGTTGTCTCCTGTCGACCAGAGTTGGCGCTTTTACGCCTTATTCCGGTCCCATCCAAGATGGTTGCTTGTGGGGCACTACAACTCCGCGCGGCGGCCACCGGATTACTTTTACTATTGATAGTGGCCGTAGCGTTCCAACACTTCAACTTTGTAACCGTCAGGGTCCTGAATGAAAAAATAACGCGCCAGCAACTCGCCGCTATCGTTGTGAAACTCGCGCAGATCGTTGGGCGTCATGCCGAGATCGAGCAGACGCTGCCGTTCGTTTTTCGCATCGTCGACAACGAAAGCGACGTGACCGTAGCCATCGCCGTGCGAATACGGTTCCTCGCGGCCTTTATTCCAGGTCAGTTCTATCTCGGCATCGGCTTCGGCGTTGCGCAAATAGGCGAGCGTAAAGTCCGGAAAATCGAGCCGGTGCGATACGTCGAAATTGAAAGCCTTTTGATAGAACGCGAGCGAGCGCGGCAGATCCTGCACACGGATCATCGTGTGAATGAGTTTGGCCATCGGTGTCCCCTCCTGGTTGAATCAAGTTTAGGAGGCCGCACACGCGAGTGGTAATGCACGGCTAAATCGCGCCAAAGACTTGCCCTATGTTGCAGGAGCGTCGATTGAGGGGACTTCGTTCGCGCGTCAACGGCGCAAACAGCGATGGACATGGCGTTACGTCAGATTGCATTGCAGCACGCCGGGCCATTCAAGCAGGCATGCGCCGAATGGCGTTAGGCAAAACCCGACGTCGATGTTGTGCTAACGCGTATCCGGTGAAGCCCATTCGTTTTTGCCCGATGGGCATGCACACGCGCGCCGAGTTTCCACAAGATCGGGTTTGGGCGTCTTTCTAAATGTTGTGGAGTGTAGTGCGTTATGGAATTCGATACGAAAGTCGCGATCATCGTGCTGGACGATCTCGCTGTCTGGCAAAAACTCAATGTGACCGCGTTTCTCGCGACAGGCATCGCGGGCGCCGCCCCGGAGGCCATGGGCGAGCCGTACGAGGACGCGGCGGGCCGCCGGCACGCACCGCTGCTCAGCCAGCCGATGACGGTGTATCAGGCGGACAACGCGGGTTTGCTGCGCGCGTTTCGCCTTGTTCGAGCGATTGCGTATCGCGCGTGCGGACCTTGAGCAAAATTGCGCTCTCGCCCGTCACGGTATGAATCTCCTCGACATCCGATAGCTCCTGCAGTGCCAGCAGTTGCCGCGTCACCACCCAGCTCGTCGTATCGACATGCACGAACGCACGCAGCGGGCGGTTGAGCCTCGCGGCGTCGAGCGTGGCGACGGTGGCCTTGATCACGCCTTCTTTCTTCAACGCCGGGCGCGCTCGTGGACCGCGGGCGCCGACAGAAACAGCAGCTTGCCGAGTTCCGCATAAGTGCGCGTGGCGTCTTCGGCGAGTAGCGCGAGCAGCTTGCGGTCGGTGTCGTCGAGCGAGGCCGCGCCCGGTTGGGCGCCCGCTGCCCGGAGCGCTCTGCCGCTGCGGGTGGAAGGTGGGCGCGGACCCGTGCTCACGGTTTTGCCGCGGAATTGTCCCCGTCTTGTCCGAGTCCCTCGCGCAAGGCTTTGCGGATCACCTTGCCGGTCGGCGTCATCGGCAGGCTGTCGACAAAGCGGATCTCGCGCGGATATTCGTGCGCGGCGAGGCGCGTTTTGACGTGGTGCTGGATCTCGCGCACGAGCGCCTCGTCGCCGACAAAACCGGCCTTGAGCACCACGAACGCCATCACGATCTCCGTGCGCTCGGGATCCGGCGCGCCGATCACGGCCGCCATCGAAACGGCCGGGTGACGCAGCAATGAATCTTCGATCGAAGCCGGCCCGATTCGATAACCGGCGCTCGTGATCACGTCGTCACCACGGCCGACGAAGCGGATGAAACCGTCCGCGTCGCGCGTGCCGAGGTCGCCGGTCAGCAGAAACTTGCCGCGGAATTTTTCGCGGGTCGCCGCCTCGTTGCCCCAGTAGCCGAGGAACATGACCGGATCGGGCGCGGCCACCGCGATATCGCCGATTGCGCCTTGCGGCAGTTCGTTGCCGTCCATGTCGACGATCGCGACATGATGCCCCGGCACCGCGCGGCCGATCGCGCCGAAACACGGCTCGAACAGCGCCGCACACGACGACACCACCACGTTGCACTCCGTCTGCCCGTAGAACTCGTTGATCGTCACGCCCAGCGCCGTGCGGCCCCAGCCGATCAATTCCTCGCCGAGCGATTCGCCGCCGCTTGCCACCGAGCGCAACGCGAGGCGCCAGCGTTCGGGATGTTCGACGCCGCGCATCATCTTCAGCGCGGTCGGCGGCAAAAACGTATGCGAGACCGCGTGACGCGCCATCAGATCGAACGCGGCCTGGCCGTCGAATTTCGCAAAGCGGCGCGCCAGCACCGCGACGCCGTGATGCCACGACGGCAGCAGCACGTCGAACAGGCCGCCGATCCACGCCCAGTCCGCCGGCGTCCACATCAGCGTGGCGTGCGCGGGAAAGCCCTGTTGCGACATCTCGACGCCCGGCAGATGACCGGGCAACACGCGATGCCCATGCAGCGCGCCCTTCGGCTTGCCGGTCGTGCCCGATGTATAGATGATCACCGCGGGATCGTCGGCGCCGGTGTCGGCGGGCGTGAAGCTGGCGGACGCGCCGTTCAGCGCCTGCCAGAATGAACGCACGGGTACTTGCGGATCGCCGTTGTCCTGATCGATATCCACGCTGAAGACATTGCGCAAAGCTGGCAACCCTGCGCGGATTTCGTCGACTTTCCGCACGCCCGCATGATCGGTAATCAACGCCACCGCGCCGCTGTCGCCGAGCCGGTGTTCGATCGCGTCGACGCCGAATAGCGCGAAGAGCGGCACGGCCACCATGCCAGCCTTGTAGGCGGCGAGATGCGCGACCGCCGTTTCAATCGATTGCGACAGGAAGATGCCGATGCGGTCGCCACGTTGCGCGCCCGCTGCGAGCAGCACATTGGCGAAGCGGTCGGACAGCGCCTTCAACTGGTCGAACGTGTAGCGTGTGGCGTTGCCCTCGGCGTCCTCGTAGATCAGCGCAAGGCGGCCCGAACCGTCGGCCCATTTGTCGCATACGTCGACGCCGATGTTGTAGCGCGCCGGGATGTCCCACACGAAGTTAGCCGCGAGCGATTCGTAGGTCTGGCCGTCGAGATTCATCGTGTCTGCTCCTGCAAGCCCGTCGGCGGTTGATAGCGCGGGAAGCCGTTATATTCGATCGTACGCTCCGCTTCAGCGAGCGGCCATGAATGGCGCGCGTTCGGCACGCCGCCGTCGACGCGGATCACCGTGCCGTTGATGAACGCGGACGCCTCCGACAACAGAAAGACCGCCGCGCTGGC
The nucleotide sequence above comes from Paraburkholderia aromaticivorans. Encoded proteins:
- a CDS encoding DUF5594 family protein produces the protein MRPESAARFDEEFAPRIAEAIAACFATTVQTKVLPYGGHGHPTRVRIHAAPIEDMGQYPYPLNLYLTWDSDEIERLMGAEGPLRFAGYLAALPRKLAAWNHARELDFLSHTQADPLVLIGGLDFES
- a CDS encoding ribbon-helix-helix domain-containing protein — its product is MCGIYINADPILYESRTRSLRIHGVITTVRLENLFWDVLHEIAARESMTTSQFAVKLYDELIALRGELPTNFASFLRVCCLRYLSMRTEKGASAPDAVPELAAAVNEAKPRILKTV
- a CDS encoding GMC family oxidoreductase; its protein translation is MNQDNNKVRFSHNDDKVVVIIGSGAGGGTLANELAQKGINVVVLEAGKLHTQADFTTDEWGSFQMLSWLDKRTTSGTWRIAKDFPNLPAWICKTVGGSTTHWAGASLRIQPYEFKAKTTYGDIKDANLLDWPLTREELDPYYDRAQQKLGVTRTNGLPGLPGNNNFKVMSAGAMKVGYKECNTGHMAINSVVRDDRAHCFQRGFCFQGCRTGAKWSTLYTELPRAQATGHMELRTQAQVVRIETDARGKAKEVLYYDGNGKLQRQKARVVAVAGNSIETPRLLLNSHSSKFPQGLANGSGQVGRNYMRHTTGSVYAVFNDKVEMFKGTTMAGIIEDEAVFNPQRGFAGGYHMETVSLGLPFYAAFLNPGAWGPTFSQAMDQYAYTAGMWIVGEDMPRESNRVTLNTDVKDQYGQPVANVHFDDHPNDEAMREHAFKQGTAVYEAAGAKTVYRVPPYPSTHNLGTARMSARAEDGVCNRFGQTHEVSNLFISDGSQFTTGAAENPTLTIVTLAIRQADHIAGQMNKRVV
- a CDS encoding tat (twin-arginine translocation) pathway signal sequence; translated protein: MKTTVIPIVASDHARHEHPHEHNHEHGDEHRAANAAAAALRIPLTRRELLRGTGVLMGTLAFSSVLSTFAPSRAWALELQGLDTHQGEVILAFTRQLYPHPTLDNAVYALVVKDLDAKAKTDPAVRQQLADGVKQLDAQAGSDWLKRTPADQAKDVAALAGTPFFNTIRSTAVVSLYANTMAYAHFGYGASEGDGGYLTKGFNSLSWLPNPPAAASGPIPTDS
- a CDS encoding VOC family protein; the protein is MAKLIHTMIRVQDLPRSLAFYQKAFNFDVSHRLDFPDFTLAYLRNAEADAEIELTWNKGREEPYSHGDGYGHVAFVVDDAKNERQRLLDLGMTPNDLREFHNDSGELLARYFFIQDPDGYKVEVLERYGHYQ
- a CDS encoding acyl-CoA synthetase; this translates as MNLDGQTYESLAANFVWDIPARYNIGVDVCDKWADGSGRLALIYEDAEGNATRYTFDQLKALSDRFANVLLAAGAQRGDRIGIFLSQSIETAVAHLAAYKAGMVAVPLFALFGVDAIEHRLGDSGAVALITDHAGVRKVDEIRAGLPALRNVFSVDIDQDNGDPQVPVRSFWQALNGASASFTPADTGADDPAVIIYTSGTTGKPKGALHGHRVLPGHLPGVEMSQQGFPAHATLMWTPADWAWIGGLFDVLLPSWHHGVAVLARRFAKFDGQAAFDLMARHAVSHTFLPPTALKMMRGVEHPERWRLALRSVASGGESLGEELIGWGRTALGVTINEFYGQTECNVVVSSCAALFEPCFGAIGRAVPGHHVAIVDMDGNELPQGAIGDIAVAAPDPVMFLGYWGNEAATREKFRGKFLLTGDLGTRDADGFIRFVGRGDDVITSAGYRIGPASIEDSLLRHPAVSMAAVIGAPDPERTEIVMAFVVLKAGFVGDEALVREIQHHVKTRLAAHEYPREIRFVDSLPMTPTGKVIRKALREGLGQDGDNSAAKP